In Desulfovibrio sp. X2, a single window of DNA contains:
- a CDS encoding NAD(P)/FAD-dependent oxidoreductase — MGHLVLVGAGHAHLAAVRAIPRMAAAGHRVTCVAPGPHHYYSGMGPGLLGGFYEAAEVRFPVERMVRERGGVFVRGEAVRIEPEERRLILSDGSSIHYDVLSLNTGSRVAAGAIDGGRPQDARLQDVWPQDVWPVKPVGALLAARGRLAGLARERGRVAVCVAGGGPAGVEVAGNAARAVRLAGGRPVVTLLAGSSLLAGFPARLRALALGALAGQGVRVLEGIRLAGLSPGLARLSDGKSLLWDVAFLAPGIEPSPLARDSGLPVGPSCGLLVDGFLKSPAHPEIFGGGDCIDFAPRPLDKVGVYAVRQNPVLAENLAAALCGRPLRAFDPGAAHYLLLLNAGDGTALAHKRGLCLRGRWAMALKDFIDRRFMRRFGASA; from the coding sequence GTGGGACATCTCGTGCTCGTCGGCGCCGGGCACGCGCATCTCGCGGCCGTGCGCGCCATCCCCCGCATGGCGGCCGCGGGCCACCGCGTGACCTGCGTGGCGCCCGGGCCGCACCACTACTATTCGGGCATGGGCCCCGGCCTGCTCGGCGGCTTCTACGAGGCCGCCGAGGTCCGCTTTCCCGTCGAGCGCATGGTGCGCGAGCGCGGCGGCGTCTTCGTGCGCGGCGAGGCCGTGCGCATCGAGCCGGAGGAGCGCCGCCTGATCCTCTCCGACGGCTCGTCCATCCACTACGACGTGCTCTCCCTGAACACCGGCAGCCGCGTGGCCGCCGGGGCGATCGACGGCGGGCGGCCCCAGGACGCCCGGCTGCAGGACGTCTGGCCCCAGGACGTCTGGCCGGTCAAGCCCGTGGGCGCTCTGCTCGCCGCGCGCGGGCGGCTTGCCGGGCTGGCCCGCGAGCGCGGCCGGGTGGCAGTGTGCGTCGCGGGCGGCGGCCCCGCCGGGGTGGAGGTGGCGGGCAACGCGGCCCGCGCCGTGCGCCTGGCCGGAGGGCGGCCGGTCGTCACCCTGCTGGCCGGAAGCAGCCTGCTGGCGGGCTTTCCCGCACGGCTGCGCGCCCTGGCCCTGGGCGCGCTCGCGGGGCAGGGCGTGCGGGTGCTCGAAGGGATCCGGCTGGCCGGCCTCTCGCCGGGGCTGGCCCGGCTCTCGGACGGCAAAAGCCTCCTGTGGGACGTGGCCTTCCTCGCGCCGGGCATAGAGCCCTCGCCCCTGGCCCGCGACTCGGGCCTGCCCGTGGGGCCAAGCTGCGGACTCCTGGTGGACGGGTTCCTGAAGAGCCCGGCGCACCCCGAGATCTTCGGCGGAGGCGACTGCATCGACTTCGCGCCGCGCCCCCTGGACAAGGTGGGCGTCTACGCGGTGCGCCAGAATCCCGTGCTCGCGGAGAACCTGGCCGCGGCCCTGTGCGGCCGCCCGCTGCGGGCCTTCGACCCCGGGGCCGCGCACTACCTCCTGCTGCTCAACGCCGGAGACGGCACGGCGCTCGCGCACAAGCGCGGACTGTGCCTTCGCGGGCGCTGGGCCATGGCCCTCAAGGACTTCATCGACCGCCGTTTCATGCGCCGCTTCGGCGCTTCGGCCTGA
- a CDS encoding chemotaxis protein CheW, with amino-acid sequence MHLVGSRTGDRGDSSIRQLVTFSLGEEEFAIDILKVQEIIRMVAITKVPKAPSFVEGVINLRGKVIPVVDLRKRFGMADHNHDKDTRIMVVEICAMIIGFVVDAVSEVLRIPQDTIEPPPPVVAGIESEYISGVGKLSDRLLILLDLDRLLSGDEVSQLSAC; translated from the coding sequence ATGCATCTCGTGGGCAGCAGGACCGGCGACAGGGGGGACTCCTCCATCCGCCAGCTGGTGACCTTTTCCCTGGGCGAGGAGGAGTTCGCCATCGACATCTTGAAGGTCCAGGAGATCATCCGCATGGTCGCCATCACCAAGGTCCCCAAGGCCCCGAGCTTCGTGGAGGGGGTCATCAACCTGCGCGGCAAGGTCATCCCGGTGGTGGACCTGCGCAAGCGCTTCGGCATGGCGGACCACAACCACGACAAGGACACGCGGATCATGGTCGTGGAGATCTGCGCCATGATCATCGGCTTCGTGGTCGACGCCGTGTCCGAGGTCCTGCGCATTCCCCAGGACACCATCGAGCCGCCGCCGCCCGTGGTCGCGGGCATCGAGTCCGAGTACATCAGCGGCGTGGGCAAGCTCTCGGACCGCCTGCTCATCCTGCTCGACCTGGACAGGCTCCTGTCCGGGGACGAGGTCTCGCAGCTCTCGGCCTGCTAG
- a CDS encoding YdcF family protein → MFALSKIFGPLASPDNLLLLLLVAGTALMLLGRRSGRLLVAVAALALLAVAVLPVGSAMLRPLEERFARPAPPPRVDGIVVLGGFLDPSLAASRDEWSVNDSSERLLAMLALARRYPSARLIFTGGSGDIHDQDRREADELAALLDGIGFNTSRVVFERESRNTWENAVFSRRLADPKPGEVWLLVTSAWHMPRSVGCFRAANFPVVPWPVDYRTRRPGDPLARTFGLDLAGGLDRAVLAAHEWYGLLAYHLMGRTDALWPGPEK, encoded by the coding sequence ATGTTCGCCCTCTCCAAGATCTTCGGTCCCCTTGCATCGCCCGACAATCTGCTGCTCCTCCTGCTCGTCGCGGGCACCGCGCTCATGCTCCTCGGGAGGCGCTCGGGACGCCTGCTCGTGGCCGTCGCGGCCCTCGCGCTGCTGGCCGTGGCCGTGCTGCCCGTGGGCAGCGCCATGCTCCGGCCGCTGGAGGAGCGCTTCGCCCGTCCCGCTCCGCCGCCCCGGGTGGACGGGATCGTGGTGCTCGGCGGCTTCCTCGACCCCTCGCTCGCGGCCTCGCGGGACGAATGGTCGGTGAACGACAGCTCGGAGCGGCTGCTGGCCATGCTCGCGCTCGCCCGCCGCTATCCCTCGGCCAGGCTGATCTTCACCGGCGGCTCCGGGGACATCCACGACCAGGACCGCCGCGAGGCCGACGAACTCGCCGCGCTCTTGGACGGCATCGGCTTTAACACCTCGCGGGTGGTCTTCGAGCGCGAATCGCGCAACACCTGGGAGAACGCCGTGTTCAGCCGCCGACTGGCCGATCCCAAGCCCGGCGAGGTCTGGCTGCTCGTGACCTCGGCCTGGCACATGCCGCGCTCCGTGGGCTGTTTTCGCGCCGCGAACTTTCCCGTCGTCCCCTGGCCCGTGGACTACCGCACGCGCAGGCCGGGCGACCCGCTCGCGCGCACCTTCGGCCTCGACCTCGCGGGCGGGCTCGACCGCGCCGTGCTCGCGGCGCACGAGTGGTACGGCCTTCTCGCCTACCACCTCATGGGGCGCACGGACGCGCTTTGGCCCGGGCCGGAAAAATAA
- a CDS encoding response regulator, which yields MRVLIVDDDFYCRSYLQEILHPYAFCDVAVNGDEAIYAFRRALQEGKPYDLICMDLVMPEIDGHNALREIREIEREHEVGEDRQVKVIITTVLDDSEDTHNAFFLGGATSFLVKPIDETMIITEIQKLGLLDDRGMGGS from the coding sequence ATGCGAGTTCTCATCGTCGACGACGATTTCTATTGCCGGAGTTACCTGCAGGAGATCCTGCATCCCTACGCCTTCTGCGACGTGGCGGTGAACGGTGACGAGGCCATCTACGCCTTCCGCCGGGCCCTGCAGGAAGGCAAGCCCTACGATCTCATCTGCATGGACCTGGTCATGCCCGAGATCGACGGCCACAACGCCCTGCGCGAGATCCGCGAGATCGAGCGCGAGCACGAGGTGGGCGAGGACCGCCAGGTCAAGGTGATCATCACCACGGTCCTGGACGACTCCGAGGACACCCACAACGCCTTCTTCCTCGGCGGCGCCACCTCCTTTCTGGTCAAGCCCATCGACGAGACCATGATCATCACCGAGATCCAGAAGCTCGGCCTGCTCGACGACAGGGGCATGGGGGGCTCGTAG
- a CDS encoding MBL fold metallo-hydrolase — protein sequence MSGREYVLFGGDTTCLEIRTADDEIVVVDAGSGIRRLGNRLMDEGRSRLTMLFTHSHWDHILGFPFFKPIYSPSTHIDLFGCPMGQGNVELLLSKTMAAPYFPVPYSALKARIEYKGVCGERLSVGRLRVTSIPLSHPNLGLGYRFEEDGRSFVFLTDNEPAHPHPGGRSAEEYAAFSRGADVLMHDAEYTEADYALTRGWGHSLYTDALDLALRADVGSFFLFHHNQNRSDAALKEMVADCRRLADAAGRPEMGVAAAAQDLEIEL from the coding sequence GTGTCGGGCCGGGAATACGTTCTTTTCGGCGGCGACACCACCTGCCTCGAGATCCGCACGGCGGACGACGAGATCGTCGTCGTGGACGCGGGCTCGGGCATCCGCCGCCTGGGCAACCGCCTCATGGACGAGGGCCGCTCGCGCCTGACCATGCTCTTCACCCACTCCCACTGGGACCACATCCTCGGCTTTCCCTTCTTCAAGCCCATATACAGCCCGAGCACGCACATCGACCTCTTCGGCTGCCCCATGGGGCAGGGCAACGTCGAGCTCCTGCTCTCCAAGACCATGGCCGCGCCCTACTTCCCGGTGCCCTATTCCGCGCTCAAGGCGCGCATCGAATACAAGGGCGTGTGCGGCGAACGGCTTTCCGTGGGCCGCCTGCGCGTCACCTCCATCCCGCTCTCGCACCCGAACCTCGGGCTCGGCTACCGCTTCGAGGAGGACGGCCGCTCCTTCGTCTTCCTCACGGACAACGAGCCTGCCCACCCCCATCCCGGCGGCAGGAGCGCGGAGGAGTACGCGGCCTTCAGCCGGGGAGCCGACGTGCTGATGCACGACGCGGAGTACACGGAGGCGGACTACGCGCTCACGCGGGGCTGGGGCCACAGCCTGTACACCGACGCCCTGGACCTGGCGCTTCGGGCCGACGTGGGAAGTTTCTTCCTCTTCCACCACAACCAGAACCGCAGCGACGCCGCGCTTAAGGAGATGGTCGCGGACTGCCGCCGCCTGGCCGACGCGGCGGGCAGGCCGGAAATGGGCGTGGCCGCCGCGGCCCAGGACCTGGAGATCGAGCTCTAG
- a CDS encoding lysophospholipid acyltransferase family protein: MQHQAHSPELIRLPPPSGGPFKKTLYNLLTQPLCRIIGLPELNRIYAQVTDADTDIFLTELLDELGVSVALSDEDRARIPVDGPCVVVANHPFGAVEGVILAKILREVRPDAKLMANYMLALIPEMGRIIIQVDPFGSDASTGKNIGPLKDSIRFLRQGGILGVFPAGEVSTLNLKKRAITDKQWSPTVGRIIRRTGVPVLPVFFKGSNRALFHLLGLIHPKLRTVMLPREMLKRQNTTIEMRIGHPIPPAQLKGFETDEQLMDYLKLRTYVLRNRDEKPQKRVQVPELPGVSLVAPKPREVLEGEIEGLPPEQLLVDAGDQIVFIARRPQIPACVEEIGRLREMTFREVGEGTGKATDLDRFDDTYWHLGLWSRTEREIMGAYRLGPTDEILTAEGPDGLYTNTLFRLKTKFLGEIDPGLEMGRSFIQNRYQKSYTSLLMLWRGIGTFVARNPRYATLFGPVSISNDYRSFSRELMLRFLSMREAAGWPLAGSVKAKTPPKLKPLHLSGLVINSARQVCRDIDDLASLISEVESDKKGVPVLLRQYLKLGGKFLAFNVDQDFADALDGLIVVDLRKTDPKILARYMGKDEAQAFLTHHGVADESD, encoded by the coding sequence ATGCAGCATCAGGCGCATTCGCCCGAACTCATACGGCTCCCCCCGCCCAGCGGGGGCCCGTTCAAGAAGACGCTATACAACCTTCTGACGCAGCCGCTGTGCAGGATCATCGGCCTGCCCGAGCTCAACCGCATCTACGCCCAGGTCACGGACGCGGACACCGACATCTTCCTCACCGAGCTCCTCGACGAGCTCGGCGTGTCGGTCGCCCTCTCGGACGAGGACAGGGCGCGCATCCCCGTGGACGGGCCGTGCGTGGTCGTGGCCAACCATCCCTTCGGCGCCGTGGAAGGCGTGATCCTCGCCAAGATCCTGCGCGAGGTCAGGCCCGACGCCAAGCTGATGGCCAACTACATGCTGGCGCTCATCCCGGAGATGGGCCGGATCATCATCCAGGTCGACCCCTTCGGTTCCGACGCCTCCACCGGCAAGAACATCGGCCCGCTCAAGGATTCCATCCGCTTCCTGCGCCAGGGCGGCATCCTCGGCGTCTTCCCGGCCGGGGAGGTCTCCACCCTGAATCTGAAGAAGCGGGCCATCACGGACAAGCAGTGGAGCCCCACCGTCGGGCGCATCATCCGACGAACCGGCGTGCCCGTGCTGCCGGTCTTCTTCAAGGGCTCCAACCGCGCCCTCTTCCACCTTCTCGGCCTCATCCACCCCAAGCTGCGCACCGTCATGCTGCCGCGCGAGATGCTCAAGCGCCAGAACACGACCATCGAGATGCGCATAGGCCATCCCATTCCGCCCGCGCAGCTCAAGGGATTCGAGACGGACGAGCAGCTCATGGACTACCTGAAGCTGCGCACCTACGTCCTGCGCAACCGCGACGAGAAGCCGCAAAAGCGCGTCCAGGTGCCCGAGCTGCCCGGCGTCTCCCTGGTCGCTCCCAAGCCCCGCGAGGTGCTCGAGGGCGAGATCGAGGGGCTGCCGCCCGAGCAGCTCCTGGTGGATGCGGGCGACCAGATCGTCTTCATCGCCAGGCGCCCCCAGATCCCTGCCTGCGTGGAGGAGATCGGACGGCTGCGCGAGATGACCTTCCGCGAGGTGGGCGAGGGCACGGGCAAGGCCACGGACCTCGACCGCTTCGACGACACCTACTGGCACCTGGGGCTTTGGAGCCGCACGGAGCGCGAGATCATGGGCGCCTACCGCCTCGGCCCCACGGACGAGATCCTGACCGCCGAGGGCCCGGACGGGCTGTACACGAACACCCTCTTCCGGCTGAAGACGAAGTTCCTGGGCGAGATCGACCCGGGCCTGGAGATGGGCCGCTCCTTCATCCAGAACCGCTACCAGAAGAGCTACACCTCCCTGCTCATGCTCTGGCGCGGCATCGGCACCTTCGTCGCGCGCAACCCGCGCTACGCCACGCTCTTCGGCCCGGTGAGCATCTCCAACGACTACCGCTCCTTCTCGCGCGAGCTGATGCTGCGCTTCCTCTCCATGCGCGAGGCGGCAGGCTGGCCCCTGGCCGGTTCGGTCAAGGCCAAGACCCCGCCCAAACTGAAGCCCCTGCACCTCTCCGGGCTGGTCATCAACTCCGCGCGGCAGGTCTGCCGCGACATCGACGACCTGGCCTCGCTGATCTCCGAGGTGGAGAGCGACAAGAAGGGCGTGCCGGTGCTCCTGCGCCAGTACCTGAAACTCGGCGGCAAGTTCCTGGCCTTCAACGTGGACCAGGACTTCGCGGACGCCCTGGACGGGCTCATCGTGGTCGACCTGCGCAAGACCGACCCCAAGATCCTGGCCCGCTACATGGGCAAGGACGAGGCCCAGGCCTTCCTGACCCACCACGGCGTGGCCGACGAGTCCGACTGA
- a CDS encoding LexA family transcriptional regulator: MGGRLRKILEDSGLTRPQFCAAMGVARSTLANYLSGRRLPDVPLLARLVRRFGVAPDWLLCGEEPAYRRGFSRQVPVPGGEIIQIPAIAPILREGPHDLKTLLGNAENSYCFNFSWLAAQGPVDAMFVTTVSGDCMEPGLRNGDVLLVDSSLTALHPGRLYALVLNGAIAVRRVDAGVDGIFLHCENSAYPSVEIAGSKIGKLQVLGRVIWASKSFLP; encoded by the coding sequence ATGGGGGGCCGTCTCCGCAAGATTCTTGAGGATTCCGGACTGACTCGGCCGCAGTTCTGCGCGGCCATGGGCGTGGCCCGGTCCACGCTCGCCAACTACCTCTCGGGCCGCCGCCTGCCCGACGTTCCGCTGCTCGCGCGGCTCGTCAGGCGCTTCGGCGTGGCCCCGGACTGGCTCCTGTGCGGAGAGGAGCCCGCGTACAGGCGCGGCTTCAGCCGCCAGGTGCCCGTGCCCGGCGGCGAGATCATCCAGATCCCGGCCATCGCGCCCATCCTGAGGGAGGGGCCGCACGACCTGAAGACCCTGCTCGGCAACGCCGAGAACTCCTACTGCTTCAACTTTTCCTGGCTGGCGGCGCAGGGGCCGGTGGACGCCATGTTCGTGACCACGGTCTCGGGCGACTGCATGGAGCCGGGGCTGCGCAACGGCGACGTGCTCCTGGTGGACTCCTCGCTCACGGCGCTCCATCCCGGCAGGCTCTACGCCCTGGTCCTGAACGGCGCCATCGCCGTGCGCCGGGTGGACGCGGGCGTGGACGGCATCTTCCTGCACTGCGAGAATTCCGCCTACCCGAGCGTGGAGATCGCGGGCTCCAAGATCGGCAAGCTTCAGGTCCTGGGGCGTGTCATCTGGGCCTCCAAGTCCTTCCTGCCCTGA
- a CDS encoding pyridoxal phosphate-dependent aminotransferase has product MLPACRTREMSSFKVMDVLEAAQAMEARGEHVIHMEIGEPDFDTPQPVKRAAIRAIEEGKTHYTHSLGLPELRRAIAADYLARYSVTVDPDRILVTSGTSPAMLLMFGALLEPGDEVVISDPCYACYRNFIRFAEGTAVEIPVSEADGFQLDAAAVAARLTPRTRAVLLNSPSNPTGTLLAPERMAALAELTREGPLLCSDEIYHGLVYEGREHSVLEFTDRAFVLGGFSKLYAMTGWRLGWLVAPEGYMDCLRKAAQNLLICAGSVAQWAGLAALTECAADVERMRATYDERRRFMIKRLREIGFSLACEPTGAFYVMANARRWTDDALSFAFEILSEAKVGVTPGTDFGPGGEGFIRFSYANSIENIAEGLARIERYLAGRGPKGA; this is encoded by the coding sequence ATGCTGCCTGCCTGCCGCACCCGCGAGATGAGCTCCTTCAAGGTCATGGACGTGCTCGAGGCCGCCCAGGCCATGGAGGCCAGGGGTGAACACGTCATCCACATGGAGATAGGCGAACCCGACTTCGACACGCCACAGCCCGTCAAGCGCGCGGCCATCCGCGCCATCGAGGAAGGCAAGACCCACTACACGCACTCGCTCGGCCTGCCCGAGCTGCGCCGCGCCATCGCCGCGGACTATCTCGCCCGCTACTCCGTCACGGTCGACCCGGACCGGATACTCGTCACCTCCGGCACCTCCCCGGCCATGCTGCTCATGTTCGGCGCCCTGCTCGAGCCCGGCGACGAGGTCGTGATCTCCGATCCCTGCTACGCCTGCTACAGGAACTTCATCCGCTTCGCCGAGGGCACGGCCGTGGAGATTCCGGTCTCCGAGGCGGACGGCTTCCAGCTCGACGCCGCGGCCGTGGCGGCGAGGCTCACCCCGCGCACGCGCGCCGTCCTGCTGAACTCCCCGTCCAACCCCACGGGCACTCTGCTCGCGCCCGAGCGCATGGCCGCCCTGGCGGAGCTGACGCGTGAGGGTCCCCTGCTCTGCTCGGACGAGATCTACCACGGCCTGGTCTACGAGGGTCGCGAGCACAGCGTGCTCGAGTTCACGGACCGCGCCTTCGTGCTCGGCGGCTTCTCCAAGCTCTACGCCATGACCGGCTGGCGGCTCGGCTGGCTGGTGGCGCCCGAGGGCTACATGGACTGCCTGCGCAAGGCCGCGCAGAACCTGCTCATCTGCGCCGGGTCCGTGGCCCAGTGGGCGGGGCTGGCCGCGCTCACCGAATGCGCCGCGGACGTGGAGCGCATGCGCGCGACCTACGACGAGCGCCGCCGCTTCATGATCAAGAGGCTGCGCGAGATCGGCTTCTCCCTGGCCTGCGAGCCCACCGGCGCCTTCTACGTCATGGCCAACGCCCGGCGCTGGACCGACGACGCCCTGTCCTTCGCCTTCGAGATCCTGTCCGAGGCCAAGGTGGGCGTGACCCCGGGCACCGACTTCGGCCCCGGCGGCGAGGGCTTCATCCGCTTCTCCTACGCCAACTCCATCGAGAACATCGCCGAGGGACTCGCGCGCATCGAGCGCTACCTCGCCGGACGCGGCCCCAAGGGGGCGTGA
- a CDS encoding diguanylate cyclase, with protein sequence MSDSERVLVVENDAERRRVLCDVLARSGVEPVCAATPDEAAQALSRERFETAFVSVRHLGESGFEVAERLKSVAPGLGIIFVSAPEFAEDAVHAMRFGACEFVRVPLEPGEVALALARLRERSALVDLAFQARLRYDHLVQNIPLIIFSLREDLTLSFINRACLPMLGFTPEEAAAVPDFLAQRLHRDDRERVLSRLREAMDHHSPFTLQARLTHQQGGTVHVLLKSMPRFSFTGAPGGASLDGVIMDISERVLLEKTLVQDEKLKMLGTISAEVSHEIRNPLVAIGGFARRLKQSHPESGDVDIILRETARLESLLSRIRDYLKPLRMAPKPSSINHILSECLALLAQEMSERGAVCRREFVHDLPLVAVDPDVLGQVVVNLVLHCLQHMPHDSEAVMRTGLDGSSVLVELVAPSEAHALDAPERSLLPFDAESEHLGLPLCYRLLKGMGGVFSYDREDGIARYTLSLPVGSMRPSVVYYDMEDLAPWSETADGAPAQGQRDAEFEIAFDREWRRASRHHLPLCVLVADMDDFKGYVDKNGAKAGRVALKRVGEAIEQRLKRPGDFADQGRGQQFTIVLPDTDEMGGVVVAEDVRELVRGLRIPRRGTDGEEMLTVSVGVASLVPSSQALPAHLVEEATRALYAAKSEGRDRVFAARLRNLHGRDNAPGNGPGNGPGGDAGSPEGREPSGGDAGRSN encoded by the coding sequence ATGTCCGACTCGGAACGCGTCCTTGTCGTGGAAAACGACGCCGAACGGCGCAGGGTGCTGTGCGACGTGCTCGCGCGCTCGGGCGTCGAGCCCGTGTGCGCGGCCACGCCGGACGAGGCCGCGCAGGCGCTTTCCCGCGAGCGCTTTGAAACCGCCTTCGTGTCCGTGCGCCACCTTGGCGAAAGCGGCTTCGAGGTCGCGGAGCGGCTGAAATCGGTCGCGCCTGGGCTCGGCATCATCTTCGTCTCCGCCCCGGAATTCGCCGAGGACGCGGTGCACGCCATGCGCTTCGGCGCCTGCGAGTTCGTGCGCGTGCCCCTGGAGCCGGGCGAGGTCGCCCTGGCCCTGGCCCGGCTGCGCGAGCGCAGCGCCCTGGTGGACCTGGCCTTCCAGGCCCGCCTGCGCTACGACCACCTCGTCCAGAACATCCCGCTGATCATCTTCTCCCTGCGCGAGGACCTGACGCTCTCCTTCATCAACCGCGCCTGCCTGCCCATGCTCGGCTTCACCCCGGAGGAGGCGGCGGCCGTGCCCGACTTCCTGGCCCAGCGGCTGCATCGCGACGACCGCGAACGCGTGCTCTCCCGCCTGCGCGAGGCCATGGACCACCACTCCCCCTTCACCCTGCAGGCGCGCCTCACGCACCAGCAGGGAGGCACGGTGCACGTGCTCCTGAAATCCATGCCCCGCTTCAGCTTCACCGGGGCACCGGGCGGCGCCTCGCTCGACGGCGTGATCATGGACATCAGCGAGCGGGTGCTCCTGGAGAAGACCCTGGTCCAGGACGAGAAGCTGAAGATGCTCGGCACCATCTCGGCCGAGGTCTCGCACGAGATCAGGAACCCGCTGGTGGCCATCGGCGGCTTCGCGCGGCGCCTCAAGCAGAGCCATCCCGAGAGCGGCGACGTGGACATCATCCTGCGCGAGACCGCGCGCCTCGAGAGCCTGCTCTCGCGCATCCGCGACTACCTGAAGCCCCTGCGCATGGCGCCCAAGCCCTCGTCCATCAACCACATCCTGAGCGAATGCCTGGCCCTGCTGGCGCAGGAGATGTCCGAGCGCGGCGCGGTCTGCCGCCGCGAGTTCGTGCACGACCTGCCGCTCGTGGCCGTGGACCCGGACGTGCTCGGCCAGGTCGTGGTCAACCTGGTGCTGCACTGCCTGCAGCACATGCCGCACGACAGCGAGGCCGTGATGCGCACCGGGCTCGACGGATCGAGCGTGCTCGTGGAGCTCGTGGCTCCCTCGGAGGCGCACGCCCTGGACGCGCCGGAGCGCTCCCTGCTGCCCTTCGACGCCGAGTCCGAGCACCTGGGCCTGCCGCTGTGCTACCGGCTGCTCAAGGGCATGGGCGGCGTCTTCAGCTACGACCGCGAGGACGGCATCGCCCGCTACACCCTCTCCCTGCCCGTGGGCAGCATGCGCCCCTCCGTGGTCTACTACGACATGGAAGATCTGGCGCCGTGGAGCGAGACTGCCGACGGCGCCCCCGCCCAGGGACAGCGCGACGCCGAGTTCGAGATCGCCTTCGATCGGGAATGGCGGCGGGCGAGCCGCCACCACCTGCCGCTGTGCGTGCTGGTGGCGGACATGGACGATTTCAAGGGCTACGTGGACAAGAACGGCGCCAAGGCGGGCCGCGTCGCCCTGAAGCGGGTGGGCGAAGCCATCGAGCAGCGGCTGAAGAGGCCGGGCGACTTCGCCGACCAGGGCCGGGGCCAGCAGTTCACCATCGTCCTGCCGGACACGGACGAGATGGGCGGGGTCGTGGTAGCCGAGGACGTCCGCGAGCTGGTGCGCGGGCTGCGCATTCCCCGGCGCGGGACGGACGGCGAGGAGATGCTGACCGTCTCCGTGGGCGTGGCCTCCCTCGTGCCCAGCTCGCAGGCCCTCCCGGCGCACCTGGTCGAGGAGGCGACGCGGGCGCTGTACGCGGCCAAGTCCGAGGGCCGCGACAGGGTCTTCGCCGCCAGGCTGCGCAATCTGCACGGCCGGGATAATGCCCCGGGCAACGGGCCGGGCAATGGGCCGGGCGGCGACGCCGGCTCTCCCGAAGGACGCGAGCCCTCCGGCGGCGACGCCGGGCGATCGAACTAG
- a CDS encoding diguanylate cyclase, with amino-acid sequence MHQPFPPSRTDLGHPDLLCGVSILHVEDDSIIQFHMHTILGKLVRELHCAADGLEGLELYHRLKPDVVVSDIRLPRMNGLDMIAAIRETDPEVPVIVTSAYSDADYLLKAIELGVDKYLIKPFDHRQVIRAVSRAAESMARQREVNEANRFNRILLDINPGFIVVVDQGEVEYVNRTFLEFMGYSSLEEFILAGRGIEDFIENISGHHDRTRVSQWLHEIVAAQCQDVVVRLRGPQGEESRAYLATHNRFPDTDKYVIVLTDITPIDDERRSLASQASTDHLTGICNRLRFSEVLHQELNRARRYGIPFSLAMFDIDDFKRVNDAHGHEIGDRVLIELAQLVGLNIRANDVFARWGGEEFMLAVPGCDLEQTTHMAEKLLRLMHENPVGPENGITCSFGVTSYHHGESQEHLLRRVDEALYTAKRRGKNSVVAV; translated from the coding sequence ATGCACCAGCCCTTTCCTCCGTCCCGGACGGACCTCGGCCACCCGGACCTGCTGTGCGGCGTCAGCATCCTGCATGTCGAGGACGACTCCATCATCCAGTTCCATATGCACACCATCCTCGGCAAGCTGGTGCGCGAGCTGCACTGTGCGGCCGACGGGCTCGAGGGGCTCGAGCTCTACCACCGCCTGAAGCCCGACGTGGTCGTCTCGGACATCCGGCTGCCGCGCATGAACGGGCTGGACATGATCGCGGCCATCCGCGAGACCGACCCCGAGGTCCCGGTCATCGTCACCTCGGCCTACAGCGACGCCGACTACCTGCTGAAGGCCATCGAGCTCGGGGTGGACAAGTACCTGATCAAGCCCTTCGACCACCGCCAGGTGATCAGGGCCGTGTCCCGCGCCGCGGAGAGCATGGCCCGGCAGCGCGAGGTCAACGAGGCCAACCGCTTCAACCGCATCCTGCTGGACATCAACCCGGGCTTCATCGTGGTCGTGGACCAGGGCGAGGTGGAGTACGTCAACCGCACCTTCCTCGAGTTCATGGGCTACTCCTCGCTCGAGGAGTTCATCCTGGCGGGCAGGGGGATAGAGGATTTCATCGAGAACATCTCGGGCCACCACGACAGGACCCGCGTCAGCCAGTGGCTGCACGAGATCGTGGCGGCGCAGTGCCAGGACGTGGTGGTGCGCCTGCGCGGGCCGCAGGGCGAGGAGAGCCGGGCCTATCTGGCGACCCACAACCGCTTCCCGGACACGGACAAGTACGTCATCGTCCTGACCGACATCACGCCCATCGACGACGAGCGCAGGAGCCTGGCCTCCCAGGCCAGCACCGACCACCTGACCGGCATCTGCAACCGGCTGCGCTTCAGCGAGGTCCTGCACCAGGAGCTGAACCGCGCCCGGCGCTACGGCATCCCCTTTTCCCTGGCCATGTTCGACATCGACGACTTCAAGCGGGTCAACGACGCCCACGGCCACGAGATAGGGGACCGCGTACTCATCGAACTGGCCCAGCTCGTGGGGCTCAACATCCGCGCCAACGACGTCTTCGCGCGCTGGGGCGGCGAGGAGTTCATGCTCGCGGTCCCGGGCTGCGACCTGGAGCAGACCACGCACATGGCCGAGAAGCTCCTGCGCCTCATGCACGAGAATCCCGTGGGGCCGGAGAATGGGATCACCTGCAGCTTCGGCGTCACCTCCTACCACCACGGCGAGTCGCAGGAGCATCTCCTGCGCCGGGTGGACGAGGCGCTGTACACGGCCAAGCGGCGCGGCAAGAACTCGGTCGTGGCCGTCTGA